The following are from one region of the Hymenobacter sp. YIM 151858-1 genome:
- a CDS encoding GSCFA domain-containing protein — protein MFRTELTLRPDSNPLSLGARVLTLGSCFSDVIGERLAQYKVRTLVNPFGTVFNPLAAARLLRAVAGEETDWQQHLVEARGRWQSFDLHATLGADSPPALLQRIEQTVRETAEFVRSADVLVWTLGTAFGYRLQETGEVVNNCHKIPAERFEKELLSAEEIITAVTEAYALLRQINPKLRLILTVSPVRHLRDTLPLNAVSKSVLRVACHYLSELLPEATYFPAYELLLDDLRDYRFYAADMLHPSEVAEQYIWEKFTAVYFDGSFRQFAQEWEGIRRALEHRPLHVGAPEHRHFLEQTQLRLQRLAGRVDVRAEMRDVHKRIVALPPPPKPVLPPEPEDDEERIDIGEGTAQAEVPRPEPVAQPVQARQAATPVSPEAWVEAVEEQETEDLGDVTPAAEVAHEMESATPETGPAKRRKRKRGGRKHKRKNRAGAEETVADASQEEAAEQVAPNEPTEATEAVVLVAEGHVAEQPQQQVTEPRPPKRRGRPTRQTPALYAEPQPEEQPEQSITAPAQPVAAEMAPEPAPAEAPAANAEELPQPQKPKSRSRAGRGKGNSKLMAAVESAIDALPTLVPALPAAEPVAPVAEEPSNEAPTPPRRRPAPRRKPAAAAAPTPAEPVPEAAPAATPDAPAVPTDEAVPASEAKRRGRPPRRKPQEPPATT, from the coding sequence ATGTTTCGTACTGAATTAACACTCCGACCCGATTCCAACCCTCTGTCGTTGGGAGCCCGCGTGCTTACGCTAGGGTCGTGCTTTTCGGATGTAATCGGGGAGCGGCTGGCCCAATACAAGGTTCGGACGCTTGTCAACCCGTTCGGCACCGTATTTAATCCGCTGGCGGCAGCGCGGCTGCTGCGTGCAGTAGCGGGCGAAGAAACCGATTGGCAGCAACACCTAGTAGAAGCCCGCGGACGCTGGCAGAGCTTTGATTTGCATGCTACCCTAGGTGCAGACTCCCCCCCTGCCCTGCTGCAACGAATTGAGCAAACCGTACGCGAAACGGCGGAGTTCGTGCGCTCGGCCGATGTACTGGTCTGGACGCTGGGTACTGCTTTCGGCTATCGGCTGCAGGAAACCGGGGAGGTAGTAAATAACTGCCACAAAATTCCGGCTGAGCGTTTCGAGAAAGAATTGCTTTCGGCCGAGGAGATTATTACGGCTGTAACCGAGGCCTACGCTTTGCTGCGGCAAATCAACCCGAAGCTCAGGCTAATTCTGACGGTAAGCCCGGTTAGACACCTGCGCGATACATTGCCGCTGAATGCGGTAAGCAAATCGGTGCTGCGCGTAGCTTGCCATTATTTGAGCGAGCTGTTGCCGGAAGCCACTTACTTTCCGGCGTACGAGCTGCTGCTTGATGACCTGCGCGATTACCGCTTTTACGCGGCCGACATGCTTCATCCGTCGGAAGTGGCGGAGCAATACATCTGGGAGAAGTTCACGGCCGTTTATTTCGACGGCTCCTTCCGGCAATTCGCGCAAGAATGGGAAGGCATCCGTAGGGCACTTGAGCATCGGCCCTTACATGTGGGTGCGCCGGAACACCGTCATTTCCTGGAACAAACGCAGCTAAGGCTCCAGCGCCTGGCTGGCCGCGTAGATGTGCGTGCGGAGATGCGCGATGTGCATAAGCGCATTGTGGCCTTGCCGCCGCCCCCCAAACCCGTGCTGCCGCCCGAGCCTGAAGATGACGAGGAACGCATTGACATTGGCGAAGGCACCGCGCAGGCGGAAGTGCCGAGACCGGAACCCGTTGCGCAACCCGTGCAAGCTCGGCAGGCTGCAACTCCTGTTTCGCCCGAGGCTTGGGTTGAAGCAGTGGAGGAACAGGAAACGGAAGACCTAGGCGATGTTACTCCTGCTGCCGAAGTAGCCCACGAAATGGAATCGGCGACGCCTGAAACGGGCCCGGCCAAGCGCCGCAAGCGCAAACGCGGCGGCCGTAAGCACAAACGGAAAAACCGTGCGGGAGCTGAAGAAACCGTTGCTGATGCTTCTCAGGAGGAAGCAGCAGAGCAAGTTGCGCCGAACGAGCCGACAGAAGCTACAGAAGCAGTTGTGCTGGTTGCCGAAGGGCACGTAGCCGAGCAGCCGCAACAGCAGGTAACCGAACCCAGGCCGCCTAAGCGGCGCGGGCGGCCTACTCGCCAAACGCCGGCCTTGTATGCCGAGCCACAACCCGAGGAGCAGCCCGAGCAAAGCATTACGGCCCCTGCGCAACCTGTTGCAGCAGAAATGGCACCGGAGCCCGCGCCCGCCGAGGCACCGGCAGCCAATGCCGAAGAGCTTCCGCAGCCTCAAAAGCCCAAGTCGCGCAGCCGCGCTGGCCGGGGCAAGGGCAATAGCAAGCTTATGGCAGCAGTAGAATCGGCTATTGATGCGTTGCCAACCTTGGTGCCGGCCCTGCCCGCCGCCGAGCCCGTTGCGCCGGTTGCGGAAGAGCCAAGTAACGAAGCCCCCACCCCGCCTCGCCGGCGGCCGGCACCTAGGCGGAAACCTGCTGCTGCCGCAGCCCCAACGCCGGCCGAGCCGGTTCCGGAGGCAGCTCCGGCTGCTACGCCCGATGCCCCTGCAGTGCCTACCGATGAAGCCGTGCCCGCCTCGGAAGCCAAGCGCCGTGGCCGCCCGCCGCGCCGGAAGCCGCAGGAGCCGCCTGCTACAACTTAA
- a CDS encoding TAT-variant-translocated molybdopterin oxidoreductase: MQESPKYWKGIEELENSPEFLHNALSEFGTLPVKESHPSTDDTVAPRRDFLKLMGFGLAAATLASCEAPVRKAIPYLNKPEEVDPGIANFYASTYFNGQDYNSVLIKTREGRPIKVEGNPESPVTRGGLSARGQASLLNLYDQSRLQSFAINGKPADKDQVDQEIRTKLAGVTGRIAIVSPTIISPTTKRVIAEFAGRYANTEHVMYDAVSQSALLRANGGVVPGFDFSKAAVIVSLAADFLGTWISPVEYASQYIVNRKVSSSKKTMSRHFQFEPNMTLTGANADVRVAVKPSELNQVALALYNGIVGGGAGSSYKNPQLTKAINELKAAGNRALVVSGSNDVAVQTLVAAINAALGNTGTTINPATPSFVRQGDDARMSRLVADMKAGRVGAVIFYHANPAYDHPLAADVKQALQNKGLLSISFNEKMDETTSLCQYQCPDHNWMESWNDFEPRRGSLSLSQPVITPLFKTRQAQESLLVWAGNPNTYYNYLRNNWRGVLGGNFQAGWDKAVHDGVAAGTLSPAPVAQVAPAVSADQAAGEVAASKAASGVELALYEKVGVGNGSHANNPWLQELPDPVSKATWGNYVTVSRAMAKEQGWEQGDVIRVTANGKSVELPVLIQPGQAQGSVGIAIGYGREKAGKVGDKVGANAFPLAQLRNGAVVYNVPVTLEKTDASQPIAQTQTHHTIMDRKPVVQEATLAQYIKNPKAVTEYDKISTPEGLEKPNKVSLWQDYEYKNHHWAMAIDLNSCIGCGSCVLGCQVENNIPVVGKQEVINRREMHWLRIDRYYSSDTHKDSFETEGKLATYALMEDPSDNPQVIFQPMLCQHCNHAPCETVCPVLATTHSTEGLNQMTYNRCVGTRYCANNCPYKVRRFNWFSYYSNEKFETVNGHMFTDLGRMVLNPDVTVRARGVIEKCSFCVQRIQLGKLEAKKEKRRPVDGEVVTACAQSCPTQAIVFGDLKDPNSRVAQIWRREDGERGFKVLDAINTQPNITYLTKIRNTDVSNFFAPEAEHAAKAEPHNA; this comes from the coding sequence ATGCAAGAGTCGCCTAAGTACTGGAAGGGAATTGAGGAGCTCGAGAACTCGCCGGAGTTTTTGCACAACGCCCTGAGCGAATTCGGGACGTTGCCGGTGAAAGAAAGCCACCCCTCAACGGATGATACGGTTGCACCGCGTCGCGACTTCCTGAAGCTGATGGGCTTTGGTCTGGCTGCCGCTACCTTGGCTAGCTGCGAAGCGCCCGTCCGCAAAGCCATTCCGTACCTGAACAAACCCGAGGAAGTAGACCCGGGTATCGCCAACTTCTACGCTTCGACCTATTTCAACGGTCAGGACTACAACAGCGTGCTGATCAAAACGCGCGAAGGTCGTCCGATCAAGGTTGAAGGCAATCCGGAGTCGCCCGTTACGCGTGGTGGTTTGTCCGCTCGCGGCCAGGCGTCGTTGCTGAACCTTTACGATCAGTCCCGTTTGCAGTCGTTTGCTATCAATGGCAAGCCTGCCGATAAGGATCAGGTCGATCAAGAGATTCGCACCAAGCTTGCTGGTGTTACTGGCCGCATTGCAATTGTTTCGCCTACTATCATTAGCCCCACAACCAAGCGGGTTATTGCTGAGTTTGCGGGTCGCTATGCCAACACCGAGCACGTTATGTACGATGCAGTGTCGCAGTCGGCGCTGCTACGTGCAAACGGCGGTGTAGTTCCAGGTTTCGATTTCAGCAAAGCTGCTGTAATTGTAAGCTTGGCTGCCGACTTCCTGGGTACTTGGATTTCCCCCGTTGAGTATGCGTCGCAGTACATCGTAAACCGCAAGGTTTCTTCGTCTAAGAAGACGATGTCGCGTCACTTCCAGTTCGAGCCTAACATGACTCTAACCGGCGCCAACGCCGATGTTCGTGTAGCTGTTAAGCCTTCGGAGCTCAATCAGGTTGCGCTGGCGCTTTACAACGGAATCGTTGGTGGAGGTGCCGGTTCTTCCTACAAGAACCCTCAGCTCACTAAAGCTATCAACGAACTGAAGGCTGCCGGCAATCGGGCATTGGTAGTTTCTGGTTCCAACGATGTAGCTGTTCAGACCCTTGTAGCGGCTATTAATGCCGCCCTAGGTAATACTGGCACTACCATCAATCCTGCAACGCCTTCGTTCGTGCGTCAGGGTGATGATGCTCGCATGTCGCGTCTGGTCGCAGATATGAAAGCTGGCCGAGTAGGAGCTGTCATCTTCTACCACGCTAATCCCGCCTACGACCACCCGCTGGCTGCTGATGTAAAGCAAGCTCTGCAGAACAAAGGGCTGCTGAGCATTTCGTTCAACGAAAAGATGGACGAAACTACTTCGCTTTGCCAGTATCAATGCCCCGACCACAACTGGATGGAGTCGTGGAATGACTTCGAGCCTCGTCGTGGGTCACTGAGCTTGTCGCAACCGGTAATCACTCCGTTGTTCAAGACTCGTCAGGCTCAGGAAAGCTTGCTCGTTTGGGCTGGTAACCCTAACACTTATTATAACTACCTGCGCAACAACTGGCGCGGTGTCCTAGGTGGTAATTTCCAAGCCGGCTGGGATAAGGCCGTGCACGATGGGGTTGCCGCTGGAACGCTGAGCCCTGCACCAGTAGCCCAAGTAGCTCCTGCTGTTTCGGCTGATCAAGCTGCAGGTGAGGTTGCCGCTTCCAAAGCTGCTTCCGGTGTCGAGCTTGCTCTCTATGAAAAAGTGGGTGTTGGTAATGGCTCACATGCTAACAACCCTTGGCTTCAGGAGTTACCGGATCCGGTTTCCAAAGCCACTTGGGGTAACTACGTTACTGTTTCCCGTGCCATGGCCAAAGAGCAAGGGTGGGAGCAAGGCGATGTTATCCGCGTGACAGCCAATGGTAAATCCGTAGAACTGCCGGTGCTGATCCAGCCGGGCCAAGCCCAAGGATCGGTTGGTATTGCAATCGGTTACGGTCGTGAGAAAGCCGGTAAAGTAGGCGACAAAGTTGGCGCTAATGCCTTCCCGCTTGCTCAGCTTCGCAATGGCGCTGTAGTGTACAATGTGCCCGTAACGCTCGAAAAAACCGACGCATCGCAGCCCATTGCTCAAACGCAGACGCACCACACCATCATGGACCGCAAGCCGGTGGTGCAAGAAGCTACGTTGGCTCAGTACATCAAGAATCCAAAAGCAGTAACCGAGTACGACAAAATTTCCACGCCGGAAGGTCTGGAGAAGCCGAACAAAGTATCGCTGTGGCAGGACTATGAGTACAAGAACCACCACTGGGCAATGGCTATCGACCTCAACTCATGCATCGGCTGTGGCTCGTGCGTACTGGGTTGCCAGGTTGAGAACAACATCCCAGTTGTAGGTAAGCAAGAGGTAATTAACCGTCGCGAAATGCACTGGTTGCGTATCGACCGCTACTATAGCTCGGATACGCACAAAGACTCTTTCGAGACGGAAGGTAAGCTGGCTACCTACGCACTCATGGAAGATCCTTCGGATAACCCGCAGGTAATTTTCCAACCGATGCTGTGTCAGCACTGCAACCACGCTCCTTGCGAAACGGTGTGCCCGGTACTTGCCACTACCCACAGCACCGAGGGGTTGAACCAGATGACCTACAACCGTTGCGTAGGTACGCGTTACTGCGCCAACAACTGCCCATACAAGGTGCGCCGCTTTAACTGGTTCTCGTACTACTCCAACGAGAAGTTTGAGACCGTAAACGGTCACATGTTCACCGATCTGGGCCGCATGGTTCTGAACCCTGATGTGACGGTACGTGCCCGGGGCGTAATCGAGAAGTGCTCTTTCTGCGTGCAGCGCATCCAGTTGGGCAAACTCGAAGCCAAGAAGGAAAAGCGTCGTCCCGTAGATGGTGAAGTGGTAACGGCCTGCGCTCAGTCTTGCCCAACCCAAGCCATCGTGTTCGGTGACCTTAAAGATCCGAACTCTCGCGTGGCGCAGATTTGGCGCCGCGAAGATGGCGAACGGGGCTTCAAAGTTCTCGACGCTATCAATACGCAGCCGAACATTACGTATCTGACGAAGATCCGTAACACGGACGTATCGAACTTCTTCGCGCCTGAAGCTGAACATGCAGCAAAGGCTGAGCCCCACAATGCGTAA
- a CDS encoding cytochrome c3 family protein, whose translation MSSFRLRPFSHWLLALFLTFTAVGQVAAQDNATVSKEGVTPGATAGAAPAAAAGSAPAGDAAAISAGDALFKGNCAQCHAINDVVVGPALAGVEQRRPLPWLIKWVQNSSKMVASGDEYAVKIFNEYQKQQMPNFALSDEEITSIFAYVKAEASKPANVAVGGDDRGAEGKPSGEVSEGGAAGAGKYVNVVLIVLIVVLIVLVVTLVIIANIMRDVLRGRKDLDGRDLEMIDQKTDWMAILKSSWFKGAVGTLFVLVVLYESIQGLMAIGLQQGYQPSQPIAFSHKLHAGEHQINCAYCHTSVYKSKSANIPSANICMNCHSQIKTTSPEIKKIYRAIQRNQPIQWVRVHNLPDLAYFNHSQHTQVGGIECQTCHGPIQNMDVVYQYSALTMGWCINCHRETPLNTKGNGYYDNLVKLHDKANAGAPFTVSSNGGTECSKCHY comes from the coding sequence ATGAGTAGCTTCCGACTACGTCCCTTTTCACACTGGCTTCTTGCTCTGTTTCTGACGTTTACTGCGGTTGGCCAAGTGGCCGCGCAGGATAACGCGACAGTTAGCAAGGAGGGTGTGACCCCCGGCGCCACAGCCGGAGCCGCACCTGCGGCTGCAGCGGGCAGTGCCCCCGCTGGCGACGCTGCAGCCATTTCGGCTGGCGACGCCTTGTTCAAAGGTAACTGCGCACAATGCCACGCCATCAACGATGTGGTAGTTGGCCCCGCTCTAGCCGGTGTTGAGCAGCGTCGTCCGCTGCCATGGCTTATCAAGTGGGTTCAGAACTCCAGCAAGATGGTAGCCAGCGGCGACGAGTACGCGGTGAAAATCTTCAACGAGTACCAGAAGCAACAGATGCCCAATTTCGCGCTGAGCGACGAGGAAATCACCTCGATCTTCGCCTACGTGAAAGCCGAGGCTTCCAAGCCTGCCAATGTAGCGGTAGGCGGTGATGACCGTGGCGCTGAGGGCAAGCCTTCCGGCGAAGTATCGGAAGGTGGCGCCGCTGGTGCCGGTAAGTATGTAAACGTCGTACTAATCGTACTGATCGTTGTCCTGATCGTTCTGGTTGTTACGCTGGTAATCATCGCCAATATCATGCGCGACGTGCTCCGCGGCCGCAAAGACCTCGACGGTCGTGACCTGGAGATGATCGACCAGAAAACCGACTGGATGGCCATTCTGAAATCCAGCTGGTTTAAAGGAGCAGTAGGCACATTGTTCGTATTGGTTGTTCTGTATGAGTCGATTCAGGGCCTGATGGCAATTGGCTTACAGCAGGGCTACCAGCCTTCGCAACCTATCGCCTTCTCGCACAAACTCCACGCTGGTGAGCACCAGATCAACTGCGCTTACTGCCACACTTCGGTGTACAAGAGCAAGTCGGCGAACATCCCTTCGGCGAACATCTGTATGAACTGCCACTCGCAGATCAAAACGACTTCTCCCGAAATCAAGAAGATCTACCGCGCCATCCAGCGTAATCAGCCGATTCAGTGGGTTCGTGTTCACAACCTGCCCGACTTGGCTTACTTCAACCACTCGCAGCACACCCAGGTGGGGGGCATCGAGTGCCAAACTTGCCACGGCCCGATCCAGAATATGGATGTTGTGTATCAGTACTCGGCTCTAACCATGGGCTGGTGTATCAACTGCCACCGCGAAACGCCGCTTAACACTAAGGGCAACGGTTACTACGACAACCTAGTGAAGCTGCACGACAAAGCAAATGCCGGTGCTCCGTTCACCGTGTCGTCGAACGGCGGCACCGAATGCTCGAAGTGCCACTACTAA
- a CDS encoding thioredoxin domain-containing protein, producing MATPAPNAKPNRLARESSPYLLQHAYNPVDWYPWGVEALSRARAEQKPILVSIGYAACHWCHVMERESFEHEQIAQVMNERFVCIKVDREERPDVDQVYMDALHAMGLGGGWPLNVFLTPEAKPFYGGTYFPPRNWFELLQQIANAYGSAEHRPELDQSAEDFARVLRANDLEKYGAQVTAQPVAHEAFQTLLRNLAKRFDRQLGGTKKAPKFPMPVIWRFLLRAHALTGHGAALQQSILTLREMAWGGIYDQVGGGFARYSVDEEWLVPHFEKMLYDNGQLVSLYAEAYQLTQDEHWREVVQQTVAFVQRELMSPEGGFYSSLDADSEGEEGKFYVFSLEQLREALGDEAPLAAEYYNCTAVGNWEHGNNILHRGYTDAEFAEAHQLTAGVVADLAAGWREKLLEYRAQRVRPGLDDKILTGWNALMLRGLVDAYHAFHQPEHLGLALQNAEFMDRHLRRGKGLWRNYKNGRATIVAFLEDYALLIDAYTALYEATFAERWLQRARELTEYVLEHFADEAESHLFYTDSTGEALIARKKELFDDVIPSSNSVMAHNLLRLGTLLDVPAWREQAADMLALAQDLAVKEPQHLCNWASVYLSHLAPLAEVAIVGPEAEHFRRELSRHYLANAVLAGTSTTSELPLLQHREAANGQTTIYVCYNHACQQPVHSVAEALAQIRAAAAGQ from the coding sequence ATGGCAACGCCTGCCCCCAATGCCAAGCCCAACCGCCTAGCGCGCGAATCGAGCCCGTACCTGCTGCAGCATGCCTATAACCCCGTCGACTGGTACCCCTGGGGCGTGGAGGCGCTTAGCCGGGCTCGGGCCGAGCAAAAGCCCATATTGGTGAGCATTGGATACGCGGCCTGCCATTGGTGCCACGTGATGGAGCGCGAATCGTTTGAGCACGAGCAGATTGCCCAGGTAATGAACGAGCGGTTCGTGTGCATTAAGGTTGATCGGGAGGAACGGCCCGACGTGGATCAGGTATACATGGATGCCCTGCACGCCATGGGCCTGGGTGGTGGTTGGCCGCTGAACGTGTTTCTGACCCCGGAGGCGAAGCCCTTTTACGGCGGCACGTACTTTCCGCCCCGCAACTGGTTTGAGCTGCTGCAGCAAATTGCCAACGCCTACGGCAGCGCCGAGCATCGGCCCGAGCTAGACCAGTCGGCCGAGGATTTTGCGCGGGTGCTACGGGCCAACGATCTGGAGAAATACGGAGCGCAAGTCACGGCTCAGCCGGTAGCCCACGAGGCGTTTCAAACCCTACTACGGAACCTGGCTAAGCGTTTCGATAGACAGCTGGGCGGCACCAAGAAAGCGCCTAAGTTTCCGATGCCGGTAATCTGGCGCTTTTTGCTGCGGGCACATGCCCTTACCGGCCACGGCGCTGCGCTGCAGCAAAGCATCCTTACGCTGCGCGAAATGGCGTGGGGCGGCATTTACGACCAAGTAGGTGGCGGCTTCGCGCGTTATTCGGTGGATGAAGAGTGGCTGGTGCCCCACTTCGAGAAAATGCTCTACGACAACGGCCAGCTCGTTAGCCTGTACGCCGAAGCGTATCAGCTGACGCAGGATGAGCACTGGCGCGAGGTGGTGCAGCAAACCGTGGCGTTTGTGCAGCGCGAGCTAATGAGCCCTGAAGGCGGTTTTTATTCGTCGCTCGACGCCGACAGCGAAGGCGAGGAGGGCAAGTTCTACGTCTTCAGCCTGGAGCAGCTGCGCGAGGCCCTAGGCGACGAAGCGCCCTTGGCGGCCGAATACTACAACTGCACGGCTGTGGGCAACTGGGAGCACGGCAACAACATTTTGCACCGCGGCTACACCGATGCGGAGTTTGCCGAAGCACATCAACTGACGGCCGGCGTAGTAGCCGATTTGGCTGCTGGCTGGCGTGAGAAGCTCCTTGAATACCGCGCCCAGCGCGTACGCCCCGGCCTCGACGATAAAATCCTGACGGGCTGGAATGCACTGATGCTGCGTGGCCTGGTAGATGCTTACCACGCCTTCCATCAGCCAGAGCACCTAGGACTGGCCCTGCAAAACGCCGAGTTTATGGATCGGCACCTGCGCCGCGGCAAGGGCTTGTGGCGCAATTACAAGAACGGCCGCGCTACCATTGTGGCATTTCTGGAAGATTACGCCCTGCTGATCGACGCGTACACGGCCCTCTACGAAGCCACGTTTGCCGAACGCTGGCTGCAACGGGCCCGCGAGCTGACGGAATACGTGCTGGAGCACTTTGCCGATGAAGCCGAGTCGCACTTGTTTTACACCGATAGCACCGGCGAGGCGCTGATTGCGCGCAAAAAAGAGCTGTTCGACGACGTGATACCCAGCTCCAACTCCGTAATGGCGCACAACCTGCTGCGCCTGGGTACCCTGCTCGATGTGCCGGCCTGGCGCGAACAAGCGGCCGATATGCTGGCGCTGGCGCAGGACTTAGCCGTGAAAGAACCCCAGCACCTGTGCAATTGGGCCTCGGTGTACCTCAGCCATTTGGCGCCGCTGGCCGAAGTAGCCATTGTGGGCCCCGAGGCCGAGCATTTCCGCCGCGAGCTGAGCCGCCACTACCTGGCCAATGCCGTGCTGGCGGGCACCAGCACCACCAGCGAGTTGCCGTTGCTGCAGCACCGCGAGGCTGCCAACGGGCAAACCACCATTTATGTGTGCTACAACCACGCCTGCCAGCAGCCGGTGCACAGCGTGGCCGAGGCGTTGGCGCAAATTCGGGCGGCAGCAGCGGGCCAGTAA
- the rpsF gene encoding 30S ribosomal protein S6: MANRNYETVFILTPVLNDAQVQETIEKFTQVLKENGADILNSENWGLRKLAYPIQKKSTGYYFLVEFASEPTLVDTLELAFRRDERVIRFLTTALDKHAVAYNERRRKGELNQQKAKQSEAVAQ; this comes from the coding sequence ATGGCTAACAGAAACTATGAGACCGTCTTCATCCTGACGCCCGTGCTGAACGACGCGCAGGTTCAAGAGACGATCGAGAAGTTCACGCAGGTGCTTAAGGAAAATGGCGCCGACATCCTGAATTCGGAAAACTGGGGTTTGCGCAAGCTGGCCTACCCGATTCAGAAAAAATCGACCGGGTATTACTTCCTGGTAGAATTTGCCAGCGAGCCTACGCTGGTAGATACACTGGAACTGGCATTCCGTCGCGATGAGCGCGTAATCCGCTTCCTGACTACCGCTCTGGATAAGCACGCCGTTGCTTACAACGAGCGTCGTCGCAAGGGCGAGCTGAATCAGCAGAAAGCAAAACAATCAGAAGCAGTAGCCCAGTAA
- the rplI gene encoding 50S ribosomal protein L9, translated as MEVILKDDVKGLGYKNDVVKVKPGYGRNYLLPQGLAVLADKTNKKIVAENVRQASHKADKIKADAQGLADRIGDLSIDIPAKVGESGKIFGRVTTLQIADVLKAKGFEVDRKRISLDSDPVGVGEYTASIDLHREVKHKIRVNVVAE; from the coding sequence ATGGAAGTTATCCTGAAAGACGACGTAAAAGGCCTGGGCTACAAGAACGACGTTGTGAAGGTAAAGCCCGGCTACGGCCGCAATTACCTGCTGCCCCAAGGTCTGGCCGTACTGGCCGACAAAACCAACAAGAAGATCGTAGCCGAGAACGTACGTCAGGCTTCGCACAAAGCTGATAAGATTAAAGCTGACGCTCAAGGGCTGGCCGACCGCATCGGCGACCTGAGCATCGACATCCCTGCTAAGGTGGGTGAGTCGGGCAAGATCTTCGGCCGTGTTACGACGCTGCAAATTGCCGATGTACTGAAAGCCAAAGGCTTTGAGGTAGACCGCAAGCGCATCAGCCTTGATTCGGATCCGGTAGGTGTAGGTGAATACACCGCTTCGATCGATCTGCACCGCGAGGTGAAGCACAAGATCCGCGTAAACGTTGTAGCTGAGTAA
- the rpsR gene encoding 30S ribosomal protein S18, producing MSLANERIHKQEQRKKYCRFKKAGIRYVDYKNPDFLLKFVNEQGRILPRRITGTSLKFQRKVAQAVAKARHLALMPFVADQLK from the coding sequence ATGAGCCTCGCCAACGAACGCATCCACAAGCAGGAGCAACGCAAGAAGTACTGCCGCTTCAAGAAGGCCGGCATTCGCTACGTAGATTACAAGAACCCGGACTTCCTGCTGAAGTTCGTGAACGAGCAGGGCCGCATTCTGCCCCGCCGCATCACGGGCACCAGCCTGAAATTCCAGCGCAAAGTAGCTCAGGCCGTGGCTAAAGCCCGTCACCTGGCGCTTATGCCCTTCGTGGCTGACCAGCTGAAGTAG